The genomic DNA GGCTGCAGAATATTGGATAAAAGCCACGTGTTTGAAGGATCAATATGACAATTATACTGTTGAAGATGTTGGAAAAAATGTGAgactatagaatttttttaattaacaaaaaaactttgagtttggtacataaaattttcattatattttaggtTGATGGATTGAACACTATTACTGAAAATATTGCTGACAATGGAGGTGTCAAATTGGCTTATTTGGCTTACAGAAATTTGACGGAATCAAGTAAACCAGAACCTCGGCTTCCTGGACTTGATCAGTTTACACCGAAACAAATGTTCTGGATTAGCACAGGTCATACTTGGTGTACTGTACAACGTCCTGGAGCTACGAAAATACAATTAATAGGAGACAGTCACAGTCCAGCTGAATTTCGAATAGTAGGATCGTTATCaaatatgaaagaattttCAGATGATTTCAAATGCCCACTGGATTCTCCAATGAATCCGAAAAATAAATGCGCTGTCTGGTAGTTTTTAGTTATAAAGTATTTGTTTAATACAAATATGTTGTTACcacttttttatatataaaaataacgtgtatcatatttaaataaatacctaTTGTATATCTtgaataatagaaataaaatgtttatattctTATATTTGGCATCacgttgtaaaaaaaaaaattggtttaAGTCCCTTGATTAAATAACTGAATttgaccgaattaaaaattttaattctgctcaattctgttaaattcggtaagacagaatttaaaagaattcaaggaataatttcgaattaaacagaatagacttatttaaatttgtttcaaTTTGGATAAATTCTgattttcctgccgaattagacagaattcttTTTCAAGTTAGGTACGAATTAActgaatttatctgaattacatcgaattaaaaattcaattctgtttaattcgatcgaattcagttgtttaatcagggtctCCACTACTCCGGTATTAAagttatcggtgttaaattgagCTCCGAacacggtgttaaaataacatcgGTAGTGGTGTTAAAATAGAATCGTAGTTTTATCTTTGCCGTGGGTGCATTCGGAAATAATCTAGCTCTAACTCTAGCTAAGCGTTGCCATATAGCGAGAGCTGAGTAGAGCATTTCCGAATGTACccttattaatataattattgacacaaataatttttaataaaatgattaaatttcaattttgaaattccgcGCCAAGTTGGCGCAACTGCGCGTCGCTGTATTCaacgttcaaattttcactaaaGTGGGGGCGGTCGAATGAATCGCAAAATTGATTGCTTTGTATCAACTGGCGGTCCAATAGcggcagtcagtatcatcgacAATGGCAGTAGTAGTCTAGATCCTTCTTTACGTTTAAATTGAAACACAGTATTGCAGTTAATTCGCGGAATtatccataaaatttattgctcgtagtcattgtttaattaaaatgtgcaAAGTGTCTGTGGTGTCGTTAAGTGTTCAGTGTTCAgtgctagtgtaaagtgttttgaattgctgatgctgataacttccaagttcctaagcaaaatcatctggcatcgtctggtgggaaatagcagttaagtgacgttttttagctgcaatacacttggagcaatttcaattaaatctccaagtgtattaggacacccttctgcatattatttccccaccaaggtttgttcaaatACTCaagcgtttttatttttttaatatttcaaatattttgatgTCATATTCAaccgccattttattttgatgtacgatttttaatttttctccagtttctaataatttattcttcaaatattcaaatataccGCGCAAGTaatgagaataattaataaaaataaaagatttcgAGTATATTTTTGAGTTTGGGTGCATTCGGAAATGCTCTAGCTCTCGCTCTAGCCAAGCATTGTCATATAGCGAGAGCTAGAGCTagaatgagtgtgaatgtagcagacatcagacaaatttaaaattataaataaatagagtaaataatttaaaaaataatatttttaaaaaatgcaattattaattaaaaaattttttaaatgtgcattttttaaaaatttaatcttattaattatttactcgatttattagtagttttaaatttgtctgatgtctgctacattcacactcatagaGCTAGAGCTATTCCGAATGCACCCCGTATCAAAAGTCgaattgtatttaaaatacaaaaaaaaaacatttcattatttaataaattaataacacgacagatttattaatatatagaaattACCGATCTTGTGCTGATCAAGTTTTTGCAGTCAACTTGACATCTTATTTTGATTGTAAATTCTCTATTATCGACACCCGACATTAAAATCGCGGTACAttccggaaaaaaaaataacagttcAATTCAAGTCAGCACAAGTCAGCACGTGGTGGCATAAACATAAgtgacatttaaataaataactttttaactgtttattttttcatattaattattaatatatttaaaaaatacatataattatttataatttataataatggttaaaaaacgttcaagaGAAAGTGAAAACGATGATAGTGAACATAACCTCGTGGATAAACGTTTAAAAGATGATACTCCagttaattttgataaacgtttaataattattttagaaaatgcCCAATTAGAAACAGCAAAGGTAATTaatgcaattatttattttataattatttataaatattaattttaaaatgatcttgaagtaactagacaattaaaaattatcaacaaatcaattagaaaaaaaaaaatgcacatgtagaaaatttattgcatgtagaaaattttaaaaactatgagtgcaattttccaaatattttttttttttaattatcgttttgaaaaatatccgaaaattattagacgtcagctaacttcattattatattattaaactaaaatattttattttttttaggttgccaaaaaatttgaattgttaCATTCAAAACATGAAATTtcgcttttaaaaaaatataaccgtGAACGTGAGACAACTAAACCGGAAATAGTGCATCAATGTCTACTGATGTTATTAGACAGCCCTTTAAATCGGCAAGGATATTTACAAGTGTACATTCATACTGATAAAAATGTTTTGATTGAAGTAAATCCCGGAACCAGGATACCGAGAACATTTAAACGATTCGCTGGAGTAATGGGTAagaatatttcttatttttttatactaaattaaataagaGTGAATGTAGACAATAATCAACTAaacattttgaaatcaataaattaaacgtaaatcgaataaatttaaaaaaatgcatatgtccaaaatttaaaaatcagtatgttcatttttttaatttttatatttttaattatttcattcattcatttgtaatataaaatttgttttatatctTCTACATTCATCTTCAGCTTCatctgaaattagccgacgtgttataatttttggatttttttaaaagcaataaaatataaaaaaaaaaaatattccaaaaaattgcacctatagtttttttaattttctacatgtgcatttttttattttattttttttcaattaaattgtaaaaataaatccaaaaattgtctgctaatttcaggattctttttttttacgaaaaaattattaaattagatcttaataaatttttttattatcaatttccAGCGCAACTACTTCATAGTAATAAAGTAAGAGCAGCAGGACAGTCGGTAGATTTGCtgaaagtcataaaaaatccCGTGACTGATTACTTGCCAGctaactgtaaaaaaatattaatgtcttGTCGCGCAAGTACATTTAAATATCCCGAGGAACTTGTACCTGATAATGAACCAGTAGCTATCGTCGTTGGTGCGATAGATCAAGGACAAGTGAAAACTGATTACACAGACTTTACAGTCGCTATCAATGATTATTCATCGTCTGGAGCGTATATTTGTGCTAGTTTATGTTCTGCGTTTGCGAAGAAGtggatgtaaaataaaaattattaattaattatttaataaatatatatgaatttttaataattataaatattatttacaccGAGAAGTGGGTAtgtctattattttttcgagATTACGCTTTAATGCATGTGAGCAGTGTGTTAATTAATGAAGATTTATAATAAGGCTGAGACTGATAGCTGATTTATTACTCAGTTCAAAATCATAGacaaaaaatctgaaaaacggttgaTCCTGCAAAccaaccccaaaacttcccactgttttcgagctcaaaaaatcgagatctgatgaaaactcgatttttgaaaatcggaccaaaactattaacttccctttttttttaatttttcaaaattcatagcgggaagtcgaaaaagttttttataaaatatattttatactctATCAAATTCACATTGTTTCCTATTTATAtgtattcttaatttttttttttttattattaaattttcatgccAAGACACAGGCCAAATGGCAAGGTGAAATTATACAGATGATCTTACagtagtagaaaaaatttgaagtgatcAAACAACAATAGTACTATCAATTTAAATCAGTCATACGgacaaaaatacaaaaataatgagaTATGTGAAGTTCAACGATACACCGTTACAAatttcgttaattaaaatttagatttagTAGATAATCATACAACCTGTTCTTAAAGATCTCAATACTGCCTGATTGAATCAGATCTATGGGTAACTCTTGCCAAAGACGGATAATTGATATAACAAATGATTGCTCATATGCCACAGTAGAAAAGTatggcatttttaaatttaaattgttcttTTTAATAGCTAGTCTTTCAGAACGTCTTGTATCATTATCAtcacccgtgtaaaaaaaattttattcacaatgaatttagatttaaatttcatcatgAAACTCAGATTGtaacaaatatgactttcataaTGAATTTGTACCAACAACTATAAATACGACAAAATTATGATTCggtcaaattttaataaattttaatcctcATGATCCGAAGTGcattcactaaattaattttacaatcgaaactgatttatgtaaatcaagtacttgatagaagaaatttattggtaatttctgaatcgataaatttcaCAAAAGGTTTAAAATATAGTAACAATTCAGTCAAGTTTCTATCGAAGTCATCCTAAGTCCAATCCAAAGacggaataaattaattttagaattgatACGAATTTACTAGAGGAAAAGTTGGAGCAAActcatgatgaaagtcatatttgtgtcacgatctgagtttcgcgatgaaattcagatctaaattaattaccaaaaaaaaattttttcacacgGGCAATTAATAGCTCACGTAGATAAAGAGGTTTTCTaaattctaataatttgtagaagtAACAAGCCTTCTAATAAACTCTTCTTGATGTAACTGATAGCCTTTTTGTCTTTAtcacttattaaaaatatctataatccGTGAAatcttattcatttaaaataaaacgtaaatattttttatgaataatcgttttaatttttttcacaaaaatataaaaatacataaatgtaATATTACCCTCTAAAAAAGAataagtgaaattcactgggAATCAGTGGAGAGTCACTATttctacagctataagtataccattaattcaaccagtggtatacttatagctggttcccagtgaatattcactaattcgaagtgaatttcactgattcccATTTAGAGAGTacataaaattatagtaatttttatcaaatgacttaaaaattattttaaaacttatgTTCTATAagaaataatcatttataaaatttcttccaTAAATAGCAAAAGTcatcaaattattataagGTTTTGTTAGCGTGTAATTTAAGTTCACATGAgtttcgtttatttttttacgagtAAAAGTAAAGTCATTAACATCCAATGGATTAATTTGATCGTCAATACTTAGTGGAAAATGAGGAATATTTATAGAATCTACTGATATACTTGAAATCACAATTGAATTAAATGTAACAGGATGAACAATATCAGCATTAATGTCAAATCGTTGATTGCAGCTTTTTGGATTGTCGTCAAGACATGAAATTATGCTGCAAATTTCTAAACCTGCTATACCAAGCTTCGGATATGATACGGTACCATTGAATACAGCGTAACGGTATCTAGAAAATTAGATCGTTAATTAAATGATGatagttatttataaattaattaaaatgatgtgATAAATACCTGTAATATTTAACATTTGTACCCTTGTTGACATCGTCGTGATATAGAGTATCGGTAGTAAAATTACAACAAAAGCCGTGATGGCAAACTATGGAACTGTGGGTGCCAGTAATAGGTCGGAAAAGTTTACTAGTAAAAAGTGACAAATCTTCAGAAAAAAGTTTCTGCTGTGACATAAATATTTGCCGTCTAACTGTAGGTATTTCTGTAGTCGAATAATAGATAACTTTGGTATCATTTTGGTTAATCGGTTGCATGCGTTGACCATTTAATACTTTAGGTATTTTAGCGACAATCAACGCATTTGCTGCCTTTTCATTCCAAATTCGCGCTAAGTGACCATATTTTCCAGCATAAATACCAGTGCCCGTATTACCAGTTGCTGGTGCATTGTAACCAGAACCGAGAAAATTAACATCATTAACATAAGACCATCCAGCTTGGATTTGATTCGCGGTCAAATAGGGAAGATGGGAAAACCAATGagtggaaaaaataatatccgTTATGTTTTTCTCGCGCACAAGTTCGAGAGCTGGTGCACCGAAGAATATATCGAAGCATATAAACTGACCGAATGTAACTCCAAAATCCGTGGGGAAGCTCGACAACTCGGGTTTGAGTGTTTTGTTAAATCCAACTTCGGCAAATAAATTCCATTTCCGGTACTTGGCTATTAGGGCACCATTTCGATCGAATACTATGTTAGTGTTGTATAGATTGTAACCGTCTTCGGCGCAATTTTCACCCAAACATTTTTCCTTTTCATGTACATTCAGCACAATATACATCGCGTACTGTTTTGCTGCACAAGATAGCGACTTTATAACCTGATGAcgtgtgataaataaataaatgaatatatttgaaattaatatgccactgttgaaaatttttctgatttttaggtacgttaattttttttattgaatgttTGTTAAATACGTTGTGGAAATCAGATGATTTCGACAACGGCCACATCATGCTGATCAGGCACCAGTTCTCGTCCGATCActgaagttaagcagcattgaGCATGGTCAGtacttggatgggtgaccgctTGGGAACACCATGTGCTGTTgtcttctcttttttttttttttttattattttactaataataatatctttgtaatcaaagaaaataattcgaaaatttaaagtcatcaaaatttaaattcaaccaATTTTCTGACAAATTTTAActcatttataatttcaattaatttatttaaaatctaaagaaaaatttttaacagtctAATCTAAACGGAATCGTTATCAtgaattctaaaaatttttcttacctCCATAACATTAGATGATATGTCGCGGCACAAAACTTTAAATTCTTTATGGTCAGGCAAATATGTACTGTGAGGCAAATAAAAACTTCGATGAAAAATAGGAGGAAATGGTTCGCCGCTAAATAATCCGTTTTCCGGAAATACAATTATATCAACttgctataaaaatatacaattatatcaataaaaattatcattttccTTATGTTGTAATGCAAACATATCACAACAACAAATACACATGCACTgcaaaaaatttgcggagtgaacgcagattaaatccggagtgaatgcggagcagatggctgtttatttatttaatccactcggagtgaaatttactccgaaggggagcttattttaatattgaaactccgaatcggagtagatacggatttaaataaaatccagaccactccgaaatcactctgctAAAAAGACGAACTCccccctgattaaacaactgaattcgaccgaattaaaaattttaattcttttatattctgtcgaattctgcaaaacagaattcaattgaattgaaaatttgaatttgaattaaacagaataaaaccgattaaaaaatttcaaattcgttttaattcagtttaattcgggtTCAGAACCaaaaattggagaattattttcgaattaatcagaattaaaccgaatagaattatttaaattcgttttaatttggacaaattctggttttcctgccgaattagacaaaattcatttttaagttaggtaccgaagtaacaaaatttatctcatttaaatagaattaaaaatttaattctgtttaattcgatcgaattcagtttttttatcagggtctatttactccgtatgcggagtggttttttttttaaactccgaaactccgagtgacggagtgaattcaaatttaaataaaatccgtaattactCTAAATTCattcccgattttttacagtgtatatgtgattaataaattacattttcatttgctgttttcaaaaatttcataaagttttcgaaattttctTCGGCAATAGCAGTGCTATTTGGACCTTCAGTAATAGGATGATATTCAACTACCGCTCCGATGTAGTAATTTGATGATGGCAGCGAAACCTGTCAATCattttcataatatttaaaacgatcaaataaaaaacatttaattttttaacccgtcagcactccCGTGATTTTTAGTGTCTCACTAGTGACAGCGACATCCTATAAGTTGAATAGTGTCCTGTGAGCAAAATTCTCATAACGAgagtgctgacgggttaaAATCATGagaaactaaatattattttctacaaTATTTCTTACTTGTAATGTCAATTTTGCCAAGCAAAAGATACTGACGAGATACAAATTAGTTGACCCAAAAAACATCTTTATTTCctaaatcattaattacaaCAAGCGATAAtgataaatcgattttttatta from Microplitis mediator isolate UGA2020A chromosome 7, iyMicMedi2.1, whole genome shotgun sequence includes the following:
- the LOC130672375 gene encoding ribosomal RNA small subunit methyltransferase NEP1-like — translated: MVKKRSRESENDDSEHNLVDKRLKDDTPVNFDKRLIIILENAQLETAKVAKKFELLHSKHEISLLKKYNRERETTKPEIVHQCLLMLLDSPLNRQGYLQVYIHTDKNVLIEVNPGTRIPRTFKRFAGVMAQLLHSNKVRAAGQSVDLLKVIKNPVTDYLPANCKKILMSCRASTFKYPEELVPDNEPVAIVVGAIDQGQVKTDYTDFTVAINDYSSSGAYICASLCSAFAKKWM
- the LOC130672372 gene encoding vanin-like protein 2: MFFGSTNLYLVSIFCLAKLTLQVSLPSSNYYIGAVVEYHPITEGPNSTAIAEENFENFMKFLKTANENQVDIIVFPENGLFSGEPFPPIFHRSFYLPHSTYLPDHKEFKVLCRDISSNVMEVIKSLSCAAKQYAMYIVLNVHEKEKCLGENCAEDGYNLYNTNIVFDRNGALIAKYRKWNLFAEVGFNKTLKPELSSFPTDFGVTFGQFICFDIFFGAPALELVREKNITDIIFSTHWFSHLPYLTANQIQAGWSYVNDVNFLGSGYNAPATGNTGTGIYAGKYGHLARIWNEKAANALIVAKIPKVLNGQRMQPINQNDTKVIYYSTTEIPTVRRQIFMSQQKLFSEDLSLFTSKLFRPITGTHSSIVCHHGFCCNFTTDTLYHDDVNKGTNVKYYRYRYAVFNGTVSYPKLGIAGLEICSIISCLDDNPKSCNQRFDINADIVHPVTFNSIVISSISVDSINIPHFPLSIDDQINPLDVNDFTFTRKKINETHVNLNYTLTKPYNNLMTFAIYGRNFINDYFL